The DNA window TGCAGTACATTAGCCAAGAATTATATGGACAAAATCAAGTACCCTAAGCTCCTAAATGTTAAGTTTTCATTGTTTCCAGTAACAGGAGTTAATAAGCAGATGAATTAAGTATGGGAGAACACGTGAAATAATCTTGCAAAGAGGAAGCGAGAGGCGAAGTAGAAGTGTCATTGCAAGACCATGATTCTTTTCCTAGGATTTCAAGTATATATTAGCAAAACAGAAACTCTGGAATAACATTGTGCAGAAATGCTCAACATACCAATTGAACCAGAGCTGCGCTCAGTTTCTCGTGTCCTTGAAATTTTAGCATTCTCCTGAAGGTAGAAGATATAGCTTTAGATCGGGAgttacaatttttttttgtacTGTGAACAGACAATAATGAATCAAAAAGAATGAGAAAGTAACTCATGCCCAATACCTTAGCATTAGGAAGAGTACAATTTAAAGATGCCTCTTTGTTGCCAGTAGGGACAGAGTGATTTAAGGACCCCTCTTTGCTACCAGCTGCTTGAACAGGTATATCTGAATGAAAAGGAAAGCATTAATAATTACAACAATGAGTTCTAATTGACCGTAGGATAAAAGCTTGTCATGTAATGCAAAGAAGTAAGAAATTATGCCATTGACACCTTTGGAAGAGGTATGCACAGAGCTGCGCACGGAAAATTTGATTTTTACCTGTACAAACAGTAGATAGCAGTACTTTTAAAATCACATTACCACGAGAGAAACAAATCAAGTGAACAAGAGCATATGTGGTCTCACTTTGGAGGATAACGCGTCTGTCAGTGTCTTCTTTGCAATCGAATTTGAGCAAGCTACTGGCCCTCTAGCAACCAAAGGTTTAGGATTTGAGCATGCAACTAGCCCTCTAGCAACTGTAGACTTTGAATCCATGATAGCTTCAACTTTTATGGCCTTCATTGTCTGCTGCTCTTGAACAGGGTTTCGGCCTCTAAATTTCCTTTCTACTGATTCCCATTCTGAATTGAATATTTCATTCAATTCTTTAGCGAAAGTATGTACATCATTGCCTGGAGGATTATACTTCGTAGCATTTGAAAATGTTAGCCTCACATCTGCTGCAAACTCCTCAATGCTTACATATTTCTTTTTTGTGAGTTTATTCTTAACGGTACCCAAATCCATTGGGTTGCGGATAACATCAAAGTAGTCAGGAATCCCATATAGCACTGGATCAACAGGATCTTTGAAAAGCCAGCCACCTTTGTGATCGATGAGCTTCCTTACGATATTTCCACACAACCTTATCATCCTGCTATTTTTCATACTTGCAACCTTGAGGTTATACGATGACTGGTGCTCGCATGTAGAAATTGATGTCACCCCAGACTTTTGAGAGAGTTTGCTTCCCTCAACATCAGAATCTGTATCAGAGTCTCCCGATTCACTGCTTATATAaactcctctcctcttcttacaGGCTTGTGCCATCATTGTGTTTGGCCAGAGAGTTTGATTTCTTGTCTGACAGCGGAGCAATAACTCAAGACTTGGTAAATGGTGAAGCCGTGTCCAAGATGCACAGAGCACAGGTTTTCCTCAGCCAAGCCTGTAGGTgaagcattcatttagaacaagCTACTAATCACGCCAAAAGAAAAAAGTAGGACCATAGCCCCACACCAGATATCCAACAGAGTTACAGCAATGGATTTAAATGAGTTATTTATTTAATTTTAACTAATCCAGGGAAAATGAGAATTGCTGACATGTTAAAAGAACTGCATGTATTAGAGATATGTATAGTCTAACACATGTATATCATGTTACATGTTACTTGTATTCCAAATTGCACTTGACTATATATTTGAGGTGTTTCCTAATCTTCTACAGCATGATCACTATTAATGTTTAGAAATTCAAATGAATGAGCAAACTCAAATCCAGAATTAAAAGAGCAAATGTAGATTTTCCAGAAATGCTGGATGAATGACCTACACAATCCGCCCAAACTAAAAACAAAAGGCAAATGATGCATTCAGGTAACCCAAACTTCCAAATATTGCATTCGGGTAACCAAACTTCCAAATATTCAAGTTGGGTATTACAAACTGATACCCGATTTTCGCCCCGAGAGAACACTACCGATAATTCAGGTATACCTGATGTACCTGAATTTGACAAAACCAGCAAAATAGACAAAAGTTTGGCGTTTTAAAGCAGTAAACAACAATTTTGCCAGCATTTaatagaga is part of the Miscanthus floridulus cultivar M001 chromosome 9, ASM1932011v1, whole genome shotgun sequence genome and encodes:
- the LOC136483578 gene encoding transcription factor GTE12-like, whose translation is MMAQACKKRRGVYISSESGDSDTDSDVEGSKLSQKSGVTSISTCEHQSSYNLKVASMKNSRMIRLCGNIVRKLIDHKGGWLFKDPVDPVLYGIPDYFDVIRNPMDLGTVKNKLTKKKYVSIEEFAADVRLTFSNATKYNPPGNDVHTFAKELNEIFNSEWESVERKFRGRNPVQEQQTMKAIKVEAIMDSKSTVARGLVACSNPKPLVARGPVACSNSIAKKTLTDALSSKVKIKFSVRSSVHTSSKDIPVQAAGSKEGSLNHSVPTGNKEASLNCTLPNAKENAKISRTRETERSSGSIAEEGYLHDEPLSPGRALRAAMLRSRFAGTIVKAQQKALLDHGKNIDPVKLQLEKERLEKRQQEEKARIVAQVKAAEAAAQRKFEEELRMKREQEREAARLALRMMKKTVDIDNSDFLKELENFSETCQSNPPGKLIVDFIDGDLPPGLGSPLERLGLFMKNDFEDEVEQEMEDSASPSMDVDMKDLQEDVGHEMQDSISPVTVIGTKDDSQGAEGHEMEDSVSPSTVIDTKKDSEEETEHEMVDSVSPLMDVDAEEGEISCGR